GTATCTTATTCATGATATAATGTTTCTCGGTTAACATGtcttatacactgttaaaaatttgcattaagaaaatggtaaatgtctgacaacatttattccaggatttttaccgtttttaaaaacggatataatgacgtaatggagtgatattcaggtcactaacccgtaaaagataataacaaagtaaggtagaattaaggtggcctctattttactgaaatacggttgagaaaagtatatttttacggaaaatttccgattaaaattctgttttttttctaacagtgtaagatTAATTTAATTGGATTGAAGAGACAATTAATTAAATAGAATGTAAACAAGCTATTTTGTTTAATATTACTTTacaaacaaagtaaggtaaaattatggtggcctctattttactgaaatacggccgagaaaagtatatttttacgaaaaatttcagattaaaattatttttttttttccgaagtgtAAGATTAATTTAACAGTGAATCGAAGAgactaacaataataaaaaaaaggatatagatAAGCTAAATGAGATTCTATTACTTTTAAGAAACTGTAAATCTCTTATTCTACTCACTGCAAAAACCAGTGTGTTCCAACTTCAGGTAAGGGTCTTCACAAGCGGATTGGTTCAGGAAACAGGCGTTGTCGTAAGTTCGTCCATCACTCCCACAGACCGGTTCGAACTTTCCACCTAAACAGGGTTGAAAACAGTCCTTGTTCTGGAAAGCTTTAAAAGAAGGTAATAGCATTTTGTTAAGATATGCCAGAACAGGTATGGTTCTGGAAAGCTTAATAAAGGCTATATTATCTTGCTAAGACCCACCAAAACAGTCATGGTTTAAAAGAAGGTTATACCAATTTTTTAAGATCTGTCAGAACACACATAGGTCTAGTAAGCTTAATAAAGGCTATATATTATCTTGTTAAGACCCATCAAAACAGTCATGGTTTAAAAGAAGGTTATACCAATTTGTTAAGATCTGTCAGAACGCGTATGGGTCTAGAAAGCTTAATAAAGGCTATATATTATCTTGCTAAGACCCACCAAAACAGTAATGGTTTAGAAAAGGGCTATACTACTTTGTTAAGATCTGCCAGAACAGGTATTGTTCTGGAAAGTTTAAAAAAGGATATACCATTTTGTTGAGATCTGTCAGAACAGGTACGGTTCTGGAAAGCTTATAAAAAGGCTATATCATTTTATTAAGATCTGTTAGAACAGTCATGGTTCTAGAAAGCTTAAACAAAAGGCTATACTATTTTGTTAAGATCTGTTAGTACAGTTATGGTTCTGGAAAGCTTTAAAAGAAGGTTATACCATTTTGTTGAGATCTGCCAGAACACGCATGGGTCTAGAAAGCTTAATAAAGGCTATATATTATCTTGCTAAGACCCATCAAAACAGTCAGGGTTTAAAAGAGGGTTATACTACTTTGTTAAGATCTGTCAGAACAGGTATGGTTCTGGAAAGCTTAAAGAAAGGATATATCATTTTGTTGAGATCTGCCAGAACATTCATGGTTCTAGAAAGCTTAATAAATAGGTTATACCATTTTATTAAGATCTGTCAGAACAGGTATGGTTCTGGAAAGCTTAAAAAAAAGGTATACCATTTTGTTAAGGTCTGTCAGAACATTCATGGTTCCGGAAAGCTTAAGAAAAGGTTATACCATTTTATTAAGATCTGTCAGAACAGTCATGGTTCTAGAAAGCTTAAAAAAAGGTATATACCATTTTATTAAGATCTGCCAAAACAGGTATGGTTCTGGAAAGCTTAAGAAAAGGGTTATACCATTTTATTAAGATCTGCCAGTACAGTCATGGTTCTGGAAAAACTTTAAAAAGGATATACCATTTTGATGAGATCTACCAGAACAGTTATGGTTCTGGAGAGCTTAAAAAAAGTATATACCATTTTGATGAGATCTACCAGAACAGTTATGGTTTTGGAGAGCTTAAAAAAAGGATATACCATTTTGATGAGATCTACCAGAACAGGTATGGTTCTGGAGAGCTTAAAAAACAATCAATACTACTTTGTTAAGGTCTACCAGAGGAGGTAAGGTCCTGGAAAACCTTATAAAAGCTTGTACCCCTTTGTTAAGATTTTCCAGAACACGTATGCCCCTGGAGAGCTTTTAAGAAAATGCAATATCATTTAGTTGAGGtctgacagtcttttttttttacttagatttttcatgaaaatttcttTAGTTGGGCTTTCatagaaatatgtttttatttgtgtttttcatgaataaaaaacgATAAATCAAAGCCCTCTAGACAAATTATCAATGACACCTACAAATTAACTTCAGACACCAatttaaattaacccttttacccccaaagctatttggaactttccaacccttaaccccaaggcgttttttttttttcaaacacaatttgcagcatatttttttttaattgctctaacagccttaatttttcgtcatagagatgtcaggttggtctcattctcttggaaactgcctgaagtttctcaaaaaattatcaaaaatatgcaaaaaaaaattgtaaatagtagttttttgcaaggagaAAGAACAGTGAGAAGGCATGGAATAAGATATAAGTCAAACTTACATCCGAGATATCGAGCTGAGGCAATTTCCAAATCGAAAACCGAGAGAAGAAGGATGCAAAACGCTGCCGGTGTCAGTTCCATAATGCTCCGAGAAATGGCCCTGTTTTTTGGAGTAGAAACTTATATTAGATAACACATATCCATAGaataactaaatccatagaggattcattggctaaatacatgaaaggatagccatttccttgtAACGAGCAGTGCTTAATTAACTAaggctaattctagtaagatcatcacTGTTAATACGTCACATATAAAGTTCAATGCTGTGTTAAAATTACTGACCTTTCCAGCGAGACACTCAGTTGGCTTCAGACCCCAAAAATCTGAAGTGGGTCTTCCAGTGATATATATTAAGTGAAGTTGCCAAATAGTGATATTTTGCTTTAGATTcttgttttatttcaaaataattgtaTTGTCAAtacattatttatcatattttaaaatatttgctttGTCAAATATGTTTGCCATATCAGggcttagttcctttattggcttcttatatgtattttatatataagaattaaataaagtaaatatatattactttagtcTATGAATACGAAATGAAATTTTGTTCAGTTGCCAATTACTAATATTCTGCCTTTCTTTCTAGGCTTTGACTACGAATTGAAACTCCCTTATTATATTCTAATAAATATCTATCTTAGCCttcttatatgtattttatatataagaataaataaagtatatatgaattattttagaCTTTGAATACGAATTGACATTTTGTTCAGTTGCCAATTACTGATATTCTGCCTTTCTTTCTAGGCTTTGCCTACGCATTGAAACTCCCTTATTATATTCTAATAAATATTTATCTTGTGAAATATGCTCAAGCCAATTAGGATAATTCGAATTACCATTTTAAAATGATGAATAGTCACGAATTCCTGCTGGAAACATTGGGAAATGATTTAGAGAAATAtttccaattatattttttttttcttgaggttgAAATACCTTAGATTAGACTGTAGACGAAACTTAATTTGGAATTACAGTCACATACTTTTTATTTGTGGATAGTtcgaatatatgagtatataatcaTGTGCAAATTCACATATGCaagtatagacatacacacacacacacacacacacacacacacatatatatatatatatatatatatgtatataattatatatatatttatacactgaatatatatgcatatacgtattcagatttatatatgtacatatatatatatgtatatatatatatatatatatatatataggtatgtatatatgtgtgtgtatgtatgtgtgtattactgTTGAAGATTAAAATTCTTGGCCTGTACATTTTCCTACTAGTATTTGCTTATTCAATTAATTCATTGATATGTGAGcgttttttaaaagaataaattaatatatataactattaattaCCTATTAGAAACATCCCTCTGGTagctctacctgttgagtcatcagcagccattgcctggtctcccctggtcctggcttgatagagaggctcaatactacatatcattctagaagctttattccagctgtgaccaagttgtggaataatcttcctaatcaggtagttgaatcggattctggtggccgatgtggtaacgtccctgactggtgaacgccagactggggttccagtccctctcaaactcattagtttctttggtcgctgcagcctcaccatccttgtgagctaaagatggggagtatggaggagcctataggtctatctgctgagtcatcaacccccattgcctggcccttcttggtcctagcttgggtggagaggggggcttaggtgctgatcatatgtttatatggtcagtctctagggcattgtcctcctcgatagggcagtgtcactgtcctttgcctctgccattcatggacggccttttaaacctttaaacttcaaaagttcaaacttgcagcaaatgtttttatgtttaataggctgacataaatatctttttaaagtttatctatgaaagatctgcTTAAATGTTAcaaatgttctttaaatattttatcttaactgttcatttcttttcatagaatttatttatttccttatttcctttcctcacggggctatttttccatgttggagcctttgggcatatagtatcttgcttttctaactagggttgtagctttactaatagtaccaataataataataataatagtaataataataataataacaataataataatgacaagtgtaataataataataacaataataataataataataataataataataataataataataatcagtcataGTGCATTGTCCAgttccatgcctctgccattcatgagtcacctttaaaccttaTAAAAGTTCAACGCATCTCCTGATAATGACGAAAATTATGTAAATGTTCAAAACATCAGCGACGAAAACATACTTCCGATGTTGTCATCGGATTCTTTAATTAAAAAGTCgtggaattgaaaagactttttATCCCACAGGAAGTAATTTTTTGCTGGAATGTATTCCCTAATATTTAATATCCTCTCCTTAATTAAAGATACGAGAAAAACAAGTGAAtgttccgcctctctctctctctctctctctctctctctctctctctctctctatatatatatatatatgtggtaatttctttatatactaaatgaaaaatacttgttctctagtcttgggtagtaccatagtctcaataccatggccttccactgtcttgggttagagttctcttgctttagggtatactcgggcacactattccattttacttttcttcctcttgttttgttgaagtttttagagtttagcctatatagaaaatatttattttaatgttgttactgttcttaagatattgtatttttcccagtttccatttctcactgggctattttccctgttggagcccctggccttcttccttagcaagtaatagtaataatgataataataataataataataataatgataatagacttccagcgaatgtagtgaacagtaacactctaaacgagttcaagaataagtcagacaagatcataagagctcgggcactgatcctatgtatatatagtcagtctctagggcattgtcctgtagcTAGGGCatagttactgtcccttgcctcaatcattcatgagtggcctttaaacctttaagagagggggcttaggcactgatcctatgtacatatagtcagtgtctagggcattgtcctgctaactaggtcattgtcaatgccccttgcctcagtcattcatgagtggcctttagacctttaagagagggggcttggacgctcatcctatatatatatatagtcagtgtctagggcattttcctgctagctagggcatagtTGCAGTCCCTTGCCTcaatcattcatgagtggcctttagacctttaagagagggggcttaggcactgatcctatgtacatatagtcagtgtctagggcattgtcctgctaactaggtcattgtcaatgccccttgcctcagtcattcatgagtggcctttagacctttaagagAGGGGGCTTCGACgctcatcctatatatatatagtcagtgtctagggcattgtcctgctagctagggcatagtTGCAGTCCCTTGCCTcaatcattcatgagtggcctttagacctttaagagagggggcttaggcactgatcctatgtacatatagtcagtgtctagggcattgtcctgctaactaggtcattgtcaatgccccttgcctcagtcattcatgagtggcctttagacctttaagagagggggcttggacgctcatcctatgtataaatagtcagtgtctaggacattgtcctgcaagctagggcATAGTTGCAGTCCCTTGCCTCaatcattcatgagtggcttttagaCCTTTAAGAGAGGGGGCTTCGACGCTCatcctatgtatatatagtcactgtctagggcattgtcctgctagctagggcatagtTGCAGTCCCTTGCCTCaatcattcatgagtggcttttagaCCTTTAAGAGAGGGGGCTTCGACGCTCatcctatgtatatatagtcactgtctagggcattgtcctgctagctagggcatagtTGCAGTCCCTTGCCTcaatcattcatgagtggcctttaaacctttaagagatggggcttaggcactgatcctatgtatatagtcagtctctagggcattgtcctgctagctagggcatagtTGCAGTCCCTTGCCTCAATCATTCATaaatggcatttaaacctttaaaagtaatcGCATTCTTGCAATCATCACACGAAAACATTATCAATTTTTCATCCATCAGTGAAAAGTAAAACTAGATAAGACACAGGAGCTTTTCCAATCAAGTAAAAAGACTCCACCGTTTATTTGCTCTTCCCATTATGAGGCCAATGTTTACACTGCTTGATTGGCAGATGACTGAAAACGCCATTTTTCATCGCGAAATGATTTCGTTGATTGATGGTTGGACAAAGGTACCAGATATACCTCTCATCATCTTCTCTCTGGTGTATACATTGAGTGATTAAAGAactctttactctctctctctctctctctctctctctctctctctctcgaatattttgagtgattagagaaccatctctctctatctctctctctctctctctctctctctctctctctctcactcgaatattttgagtgattagaaaactctctctctctctctctctctctctctctctctctttatatatatatatatatatatatatataaatatatatatatatatatacatagctatatagataaatacataaagattcattatttctcataatgataataacaacaaaaacaacaacaacaataacaacaacaataagcaAGAAATAGAATTCATCAAAAATATATAAAGGATTTCCTCAaactcaaaaaagaaaataatggacatCTATCAATACTTATATCAGGATTTGGTAATGTTCCAACAACAGAGTAAAAAATACTTTAACAGTATGACAATAGATATGTGTTTATCTCTCTCTAACACCGTATCATTAACCCGGTTCTTATCTACACGCTACAAAGGACCGCTTCTAAAAGAGCAGAGTTGTCTAGTACATTATCTAGTTCGTTTTATTGATAATTACGCAACTTGAATGCAATAAAAGTGTATTAGATATTTCATGACTTGAAGGGTCTACCAGTATCTATtgatatctatttcttttatttgtctaTCTGTCTGTATATACAAgcaaaaatacacaaatacacgtacacacatacctatattattattattattattattattattattattattattacttgctaagttacagcattagttgaaaaagcaggatgctattagcccaagaactcccacatggaaaaatatcccagtgaggaaaggaaataaggaaacaaataaacgatatgaaaagtaatgaaactttAAATCTTTATGcatttatctatatagatatgtatgtatatatacatatatatatatatatatatatatatggagagagagagagagagagagagagagagagagatggttctctaatcacttgagagagagagagagagagagagagagagagagatggttctctaatcacttgagagagagagagagagagagagagagagagagagagagatcattagcaTACAAATGAAAGAGACGAATTAATTTATCAAATAAGATAGAattaaaaacttattttcttttaaataggaAACCGGAAAGTTATTTCTAAGTTTCCATATCTGTATTTCTGGTCTCCTTATTTGCATAGAGATAGCAAatttttgaattattgttattattattattattattattattattattattattattattattattattataattattattatcattattattattattttctgaaatattaaaactgtctttatttttcaaatacctaagttattattattattattattattattattattattattattattattattattattattattattatcattattatcattattattattattattttctttatcattatgattattattattattattattattattattattattattattattattattattattttctgaaatattaaaactgtcattatttttcaaatacctaagttattattattattattattattattattattattattattattattattattattattattattattattctttgattattattattattattattattattattattattattattattattactttctgaagcattaaaattttcattatttttcaaatacctaaattattattattattattattattattattattattattattattattattattattattattattattattattattattattattattttctgaaatattaaaattgtcattattttttaaatatctaagttattattattattattattattattattattattattattattattattattattattttctgaaatattaaaattgtcattatatttcaaatagctaaattattattattattatcatcatcatcattattattattattattattattattattattattattattattattattattattattattattattattattattattaccaccatccTTTGCTCATAGCTCAAAAGGTTGTTGAGCTCTTTCGTAAGGCTTCGAAAATCCCAATTTATCTGAAGGTTTCTCGAATCTCTTACATTCAGTAAAGCGAAGCTTCGAGATGCTAATGTCTTTCTCTCGTTCTACCGAGTGGAAACCTGTCTCATAGAAAGATTTATTGTGGTTTATTTGAGGGAAATGTATTACGCCCTTTGAACATAATACATTTATTTACCTGCTGGGTcgaaatttatttctttacgagcACTTGGCTTGATTTCGTCCGGATATGTTTCAATGGCTTGTGAATGAGGGTAGGTGATTAGTGTATggatttttgtaatatatatatatatatatatatacatatatatatatatatatatatgtatatatatatatatatatacatacatatatatatatacatatatatatatatatatatatatacatatatatatattcatatatatatggagaaggaAATTAGTATTACGAATTTCTGATGCTCATTTGACTAGCACTTAAATTTCTCCTTTGACTTTTACTTAAATATGTCATTTGATTTTCCCTTAAATCTCTCATTTGACTGTTACTTGAATCTCCTATTTGACTCTTACTTAGATAACTCATTTGACTCTTACTGGAATCTTTAATTTGATTCTTACTTAAATCTCACATTTGACTCTTACTTAAATCTCTCATTTGACTCTTACTGGAATCTTTAATTTGATTCTTACTTAAATCTCTCATTTGACTCTTACTGGAATCTTTAATTTGATTCTTACTTAAATCTCTTATTTGACTTTCACTTAAATCTCTCATTTGACTGTTACTTAAATAGCTCATTTGACTGTTAATTAAATCTCTCATTTGACTTCTACTAAACTCTCtcattttactttatttataagtttttaatcCTAATTACCGGGTAATTTCAGCCTAATTAGTTTGAAATTTATGCTTAGATAATAAGTTCTTTATCTTTGATAAACACCGGAACTGTTCAAGAAATTACATCATCCAAAGTTACCTATACATTAACTTCGAAACATTATAAGCAAttacattttatattgatatacCTCAGGTAAATTACTTATGTGTAATTACAAAGTTTGGCTTATTTGGTATTAATTAGATCCTTAGTCTCTTGACATCATTGCAatagttaggaaaaaaaattgaaaaacaaaaaacaatagattttattcattaattaaacATACATTTAAGTTTATACTGCAAACCATAATCTATTACAAACTTGTTGATaccactctgtgtgtgtgtgtgtttatgtgtgtttgtgtgtgtatatataaatgtatatataatatttgattatttattgataattattatttaacATGATTGAATTGCAAGCTAATTGCATGAATATGAGCTAAACCGTGAAATATTCATCCCAAGAATTCTGGAAGTGATTGTGAGTCTCCTGCTGTGAAGGAAAATAAGTTACATGAATAAcaatgtataatacagtatattgtatatatatatatatatatatatatatatacacatatatatgattatcaagATTTGTTCCAATTTAAGGTCTTTCAGTTTCAGGTAAAATCCTGAAACCTTCTTCAAATTTCAAATGTCTTCAGAAGTATTTTTACGAGTCTTCGGCAAGATTTATTCCAATTTAAGGTCTTTCAGTTTCAGGTTAAATCCTGAAACCTTCTTCAAATTTCAAATGTCTTCAGAGTTATTTTTACGAGTCTTTGTGTAAATGACTCAAACAGTTGTTGATAAAAGAGGAGTATGTGGAAGGATAATgtaataaacaatgaaagaaaaaatagatgaatagaaaattaaattaagtTAGATTGAATTAAATTAAACTAAATGATTGACCTTATAGAGATTAATTACTTCCtaaatgtacgtacatatatatatatatatatatatatattatgtaaatatacacgtgtatgcatatataatgcataaacatatataaatataattatgcatatatttgcgtatatgtttgtgtatctgtatatatgaatatgtatatatacgtatatatatatatatatatatatatatgtatatatatataatatgtatatatatatatatacatatatatatatgtatgtatatatacataaatatcaatatatatatatatatatatatatgtatatatataatacttaatacacttcactataattttttttttccaaatttatatcCCCCTTCCAAATCCTTCTCTACTTACCACAGGGTCCCTGGTGGGCAATCTTTATCAAGGGGTCCCGGCAAGCTGCAGCTTCAAATAGGCAACTGTTGGCATAGGTCTTGCCATTATTGCCACAGACAGGTTCATAATTGAATGGGCAAACCTCTGAACATACTGTAGTACCTGCGTAAAATATACTTTTTTGTTGCTTTTCTTTTTagtaattttatatgattttagtaacaataataataataataataataataataataataataataataataataataataataataataataatatatacaataattttaataatttttattattaaaattttcataataatcttaattaaatttgataataataataataataataataataataataataataataataataataataataataataataatgataataataacaataataataataatttttataatttaaatttttataataattttaattaattttgataataataataatttcgataattttattaataatgataattttaattgattttgataataataataatttgaataatttttttgataatgataattttaattcacTTCTGTCTCAACACGATGATGAAAAgaagataaattaattaattttgtatttaaatcaTTTATTATAGAATTAGTTATTTATTCTGTGATGTTTTTtcctatttaatttatttattataaaattactCATTCAATGAATAGCATTTTTCCGTTGCTATTaaccaatgtattattattattattattattattattattattattattattattattattattatagtttttactattattattattattattattattattattattattattattattattattattattattattattattattattattattattattttcgaaggTATAATCGTAGTTGCAAAACCAGGatactatcagcccaagggctccaacatggaaaaacagcccagtaaggaaaggaaataaggaaataaataaactacacgagaagtaatggatcattgaaataaaacaattttagaagaataacaacattaaaatagatatttcatataaaaaactataaaactatGAATATTCAATATAAACATAAGATTATACTCACTAGCATTTTGTGGTCTGCCTTTTGACTCCACCAGAAGGAGAACGAAGACGATGAAGCTTAAGGTTGAAAATCCCATGTTTAgttattgttttttcttcctctctataaaaaagaaaataatacataaTCTTTTATAAGAACATTAAACTACAGGGGaactcagtatagcgcagacctccgccacggtagcttatttctccaGACCAgtatgcctttcccagaatcaattaattatttcaagctctttacataacagtttaaaatccctgcaagtttcattactttatgattaaaattgtggccgtatggttgatgaccggaaaaTGACCTTTAGCTTGACACTGACCTTggtcttgatcttgacctttgaccttaacatgtattaattggcgtggattttcatacactcaactatgaaccaagtttgaagtggctgtgacaacgatgtccaaaatgattacgtgaattggacattttgcttgaccgtgaccttgatctttgaccttgttcattcaaaatttcatcatttcacgcattttatataacagttaatccctacaagtttcattactctatgattaaaattgtgaccaggaagttgttcacaaacaaatacactcacacaaaaaaacaaacatacaaacagggtttaaaacataacctcctttcaacttcgttggcagaggtaaatataaACCGAGTTAGAAGTCTCTGTGCCAACGATGTCTagaattatggctgattacgtgaatttgacattttacttGGCCGTGACCTTaaagtttgaccttgaccttccaatattgaatcgtttccagctttttatataacagttaatccctgcaagtgtcattactctccgattagaattgtgaccaggaaactgttcacaaacaaaaacactcacacacaaacaatcacacaaacagggggtaaaacataacctc
Above is a window of Palaemon carinicauda isolate YSFRI2023 chromosome 30, ASM3689809v2, whole genome shotgun sequence DNA encoding:
- the LOC137623147 gene encoding PI-actitoxin-Avd5a-like, whose amino-acid sequence is MGFSTLSFIVFVLLLVESKGRPQNASTTVCSEVCPFNYEPVCGNNGKTYANSCLFEAAACRDPLIKIAHQGPCAGDSQSLPEFLG